From a region of the Betaproteobacteria bacterium genome:
- a CDS encoding HPr family phosphocarrier protein, producing MLQQELEIVNKLGLHARASVKLTQTAARFSSEIWLTRNGKRVNAKSIMGVMMLAAARGSTVLLEIEGPDESSALEALVQLVASRFGEPD from the coding sequence GTGCTGCAACAGGAACTTGAGATCGTCAACAAGCTGGGCCTTCATGCGCGTGCATCGGTCAAGCTCACCCAGACGGCGGCCCGCTTCAGCTCGGAGATCTGGCTCACGCGCAACGGCAAGCGCGTCAATGCGAAAAGCATCATGGGCGTGATGATGCTCGCTGCCGCGCGCGGCAGCACCGTGCTGCTGGAGATCGAGGGCCCCGACGAATCATCCGCGCTGGAAGCGCTCGTGCAGCTGGTGGCATCGCGCTTCGGCGAGCCCGACTAG
- a CDS encoding PTS fructose transporter subunit IIA: MIGILLMTHGMLGESLLHCASHILGSRPRQLVQIGVTPQDDPKLILPLAIRLARSVDSGQGILVMTDIFGGTPSNVATHLLVPGKVEGIAGVNLPMLIRALTYRNEPLAIVLEKALSGGTEGVVRMPPSERASAATGT; encoded by the coding sequence ATGATCGGCATTCTCCTCATGACGCACGGCATGCTGGGCGAAAGCCTGCTGCACTGCGCCAGCCATATTCTCGGCAGCCGCCCGCGGCAACTCGTGCAGATCGGCGTGACGCCGCAGGACGATCCGAAGTTGATCCTGCCGCTTGCCATCCGCCTGGCCCGCAGCGTGGACTCGGGTCAAGGCATTCTCGTCATGACCGATATCTTCGGCGGTACGCCGAGCAACGTTGCCACCCACCTGCTGGTGCCGGGCAAGGTCGAGGGCATCGCCGGGGTCAATCTGCCGATGCTGATCCGTGCCCTCACCTATCGCAACGAACCGCTCGCGATCGTGCTGGAGAAGGCGCTTTCGGGGGGAACCGAAGGGGTCGTGCGCATGCCGCCTTCGGAGCGCGCCAGTGCTGCAACAGGAACTTGA
- the gshB gene encoding glutathione synthase produces MKIAFILDPLESIKTYKDTSFAMMREACARGHRIFSIQQEELLWREGRVCAHARELELTGDAYRWYEAGEPVLQSLADFDAVLMRKDPPFDMEYVYSTYLLELAQKEGARVYNDPRAIRDHNEKMAIARFAQFTAPTIVTRQEPLLREFLAEHGDIILKPLDGMGGTSIFRLHRNDPNIGVVIETLTHYGRRTIMAQRYIPEISRGDKRILLIDGQAVPYCLARIPKQGETRGNLAAGGRGIAQPLSERDREIASHAGPVLAAEGLLLVGLDVIGDFLTEVNVTSPTCFQEIAEQSGFNVAGMMLDAIERKVATS; encoded by the coding sequence ATGAAGATCGCGTTCATTCTCGATCCGCTCGAATCGATCAAGACCTACAAGGACACGTCCTTCGCCATGATGCGCGAGGCTTGCGCGCGCGGCCATCGCATCTTCTCGATTCAGCAGGAGGAGCTGCTGTGGCGCGAAGGCCGGGTCTGCGCCCACGCGCGCGAGCTCGAGCTCACCGGCGATGCCTATCGCTGGTACGAGGCGGGCGAGCCCGTGCTGCAGTCGCTGGCGGACTTCGATGCCGTCCTGATGCGCAAGGACCCGCCGTTCGATATGGAGTACGTCTACAGCACCTACCTGCTCGAGCTGGCGCAGAAGGAAGGCGCGCGCGTCTACAACGACCCGCGCGCGATCCGCGATCACAACGAGAAAATGGCGATCGCGCGCTTCGCGCAGTTCACCGCGCCCACCATCGTGACGCGCCAGGAGCCGCTGCTGCGCGAGTTTCTGGCCGAGCACGGCGATATCATCCTCAAGCCGCTGGACGGCATGGGCGGTACGTCGATATTCCGGCTGCACCGTAACGATCCCAACATCGGGGTGGTGATCGAGACGCTCACGCATTATGGCCGGCGCACCATCATGGCGCAGCGCTACATCCCCGAAATCAGCCGCGGCGACAAGCGCATTCTGCTGATCGACGGCCAAGCGGTCCCCTATTGCCTCGCGCGTATCCCCAAGCAGGGCGAGACGCGCGGCAACCTGGCTGCCGGCGGGCGCGGCATCGCGCAGCCGTTGTCCGAGCGCGATCGCGAGATCGCGTCGCATGCGGGCCCCGTCCTGGCCGCCGAGGGGCTGCTGCTGGTGGGGCTGGATGTGATCGGGGATTTCCTCACCGAAGTGAACGTCACCAGCCCCACCTGCTTCCAGGAGATCGCCGAGCAGTCCGGCTTCAATGTCGCCGGGATGATGCTGGACGCGATCGAGCGCAAGGTGGCTACGAGCTGA
- the gshA gene encoding glutamate--cysteine ligase: MNVPHLLTALKGPMLDLERRLLEAQPTIEHWLRSQWQDRTVPFYCSVDLRNAGFKLAPVDTNLFPGGFNNLAPEFTPLAVQAAMTAIDKACPDARGIVLVPENHTRNTFYLQNLAALAHILRQVGMNVRIGSLLPEITAPTQIEVPGNGSLVFEPIQRKGNRVLVDGFDPCAVLLNNDLSAGVPDVLRGIEQAILPPLHAGWHVRRKSNHFAAYDRVAKEFAELLGFDPWLLDPFFETCGKIDFRGRQGEECLEGYVEEILTDVRAKYKEYGIQEEPFVIVKADAGTYGMGIMSVKDPSEIRDLNRRQRNKMAVVKEGLEVHDVLVQEGVHTFETVDDAVAEPVVYMLDRFVVGGFYRVHTERGKDQNLNAPGMHFVPLAFASPCLPDLAGAPDCPPNRFYAYGVVARLALVAAAIELEETEAAFEAAEAARPVQAARA; this comes from the coding sequence ATGAACGTCCCGCATCTGCTCACGGCGCTCAAAGGTCCGATGCTCGACCTGGAACGCCGTCTGCTCGAGGCGCAACCGACCATCGAACATTGGCTGCGCTCGCAATGGCAGGATCGCACCGTGCCGTTCTACTGCTCGGTGGATCTGCGCAACGCCGGCTTCAAGCTCGCGCCCGTCGACACCAATCTCTTCCCCGGCGGGTTCAACAACCTGGCGCCCGAATTCACGCCGCTCGCCGTGCAGGCCGCGATGACCGCAATCGACAAGGCCTGTCCCGATGCGCGCGGCATCGTGCTGGTGCCGGAAAATCACACGCGCAACACCTTCTACCTGCAGAACCTGGCGGCACTCGCCCACATCCTGCGCCAGGTCGGCATGAACGTGCGCATCGGAAGCCTGCTGCCCGAGATCACGGCGCCGACGCAAATCGAGGTGCCTGGCAACGGCTCGCTCGTGTTCGAGCCGATCCAGCGCAAGGGCAACCGGGTGCTGGTCGACGGCTTCGATCCGTGCGCGGTGCTGCTCAACAACGACCTCTCCGCCGGCGTTCCGGACGTGCTGCGCGGCATCGAGCAGGCCATTCTGCCACCGCTGCATGCGGGCTGGCACGTGCGGCGCAAGTCGAACCACTTCGCGGCCTACGACCGGGTCGCGAAGGAGTTCGCCGAGCTGCTCGGCTTCGATCCCTGGCTGCTCGATCCCTTTTTCGAGACGTGCGGCAAGATCGACTTCCGCGGCCGCCAGGGCGAGGAATGCCTCGAAGGCTATGTCGAAGAAATCCTGACTGACGTACGGGCGAAGTACAAGGAATACGGCATCCAGGAAGAGCCGTTCGTCATCGTCAAAGCCGACGCCGGCACCTACGGAATGGGCATCATGAGCGTCAAGGATCCCTCCGAGATCCGCGACCTGAATCGGCGCCAGCGCAACAAGATGGCGGTGGTGAAGGAAGGGCTCGAAGTGCACGACGTGCTGGTGCAGGAAGGCGTGCACACCTTCGAAACCGTCGACGACGCGGTTGCGGAACCCGTGGTCTACATGCTCGACCGCTTCGTCGTGGGCGGCTTCTATCGCGTGCACACCGAGCGTGGCAAGGACCAGAACCTCAACGCACCCGGCATGCACTTCGTGCCGCTCGCATTCGCGAGCCCCTGCCTGCCGGATCTCGCCGGCGCGCCCGACTGCCCGCCTAATCGCTTCTATGCCTACGGTGTCGTGGCGCGCCTCGCACTGGTCGCCGCCGCCATCGAGCTGGAAGAAACCGAAGCCGCCTTCGAGGCCGCCGAAGCCGCGCGTCCTGTGCAGGCGGCCCGCGCCTGA
- the amt gene encoding ammonium transporter, with the protein MKRLFTLLTLCAALGLSAPTLAQTAAPEAKPAAEASAAPAAAAEAPAPAAEAAKPAPTLDSGDTAWMLMSTVLVTMMVIPGLALFYAGMVRAKSALSVLMQVFSVFCLMGILWAVYGYSLAFSGEGKFFGGFDKLMLAGITPDSLNATIPEYVWVNFQLTFAAITPALIIGAYAERMKFSAVLLFMTLWLTFCYVPMAHMVWGGGWIAGMGAIDFAGGTVVHMNAGIAGLVAALVLGKRKGYGTLAMPPHNLTLTLIGASLLWVGWYGFNAGSAVSAGGSAGLAMINTTLCTAAASLAWMFAEWMAKGKPSLLGIATGAIAGLVAITPACGNAGPMGSIALGIAAGLISLWAVVSLKKTLGYDDSLDVFGVHGVAGIVGALGIGILASPTLGGTGFGAGNEGIAAQLTTQAITVGFTLVFTGVVSYVLLKIVDMVVGLRVSDEAEAEGLDIAEHGENAYNT; encoded by the coding sequence ATGAAACGCCTATTCACGCTACTCACTCTGTGCGCTGCGCTCGGGCTGTCCGCACCCACGTTGGCACAAACCGCGGCGCCCGAGGCGAAACCGGCTGCCGAAGCGTCAGCGGCCCCAGCGGCCGCGGCCGAAGCGCCGGCACCTGCAGCCGAAGCGGCCAAGCCGGCACCGACGCTCGACAGCGGCGACACGGCCTGGATGCTCATGTCCACCGTGCTGGTCACGATGATGGTCATCCCGGGCCTGGCGCTGTTCTACGCCGGCATGGTTCGCGCCAAGAGCGCGCTGTCGGTATTGATGCAGGTGTTCTCCGTGTTCTGCCTGATGGGCATCCTGTGGGCGGTCTACGGCTACAGCCTCGCCTTCTCGGGCGAGGGCAAGTTCTTCGGTGGCTTCGACAAACTGATGCTCGCCGGGATCACGCCGGATTCGCTCAATGCCACCATACCGGAGTACGTGTGGGTGAACTTCCAGCTCACGTTCGCCGCCATCACGCCGGCGCTGATCATCGGTGCCTATGCCGAACGCATGAAGTTCTCGGCCGTGCTGCTGTTCATGACGCTGTGGCTCACCTTCTGCTATGTGCCGATGGCCCACATGGTCTGGGGAGGCGGCTGGATCGCCGGCATGGGCGCGATCGACTTCGCGGGCGGCACGGTGGTGCACATGAACGCGGGTATCGCCGGTCTGGTCGCGGCGCTCGTGCTGGGCAAGCGCAAGGGCTACGGCACGCTGGCGATGCCACCGCATAACCTCACCCTCACGCTGATCGGGGCGTCGCTTCTGTGGGTGGGCTGGTACGGTTTCAATGCGGGCAGCGCGGTCTCGGCAGGCGGCAGCGCCGGCCTTGCGATGATCAACACGACGTTGTGCACGGCGGCCGCCTCGCTCGCGTGGATGTTCGCGGAGTGGATGGCCAAGGGCAAGCCGAGCCTGCTGGGTATCGCCACGGGCGCCATCGCGGGTCTGGTCGCCATCACTCCGGCCTGCGGCAATGCCGGTCCGATGGGCTCCATCGCGCTCGGCATCGCGGCGGGATTGATCTCGCTGTGGGCGGTAGTGAGCCTCAAGAAGACACTGGGCTACGACGATTCGCTGGACGTGTTCGGCGTCCACGGCGTTGCCGGTATCGTCGGCGCGCTGGGCATCGGCATCCTGGCCTCCCCGACCCTGGGCGGCACCGGATTCGGCGCCGGCAACGAGGGCATCGCGGCGCAATTGACCACCCAGGCGATCACGGTCGGCTTCACCCTCGTCTTCACGGGCGTGGTCAGCTACGTGCTGCTCAAGATCGTCGACATGGTCGTGGGTCTGCGCGTAAGCGACGAGGCGGAAGCGGAAGGCCTCGACATCGCGGAGCATGGCGAGAACGCCTACAACACCTGA